Proteins from a genomic interval of Trifolium pratense cultivar HEN17-A07 linkage group LG6, ARS_RC_1.1, whole genome shotgun sequence:
- the LOC123889950 gene encoding chromatin modification-related protein EAF1 B-like isoform X1, producing the protein MHGCNSGSAHVVNAEVDSMGGVVDGGVGIGLKTSPRRVAIEKAQAELRQEYDVREERRRELEFLEKGGNPLDFKLGNAASVSVQSTSLTDQHQEQFVTSEAKGSFVLTASPHGDSVDSSARPGAPSISEPNTADNLLLFDGENELPEGEKRSLHSNRRNNIAPSEQSSQIGVSQNTKETEDSAIFRPYARRNRSRPNHGPRGGSRDGKGLLSDTNKQKDQNVPSVSKPKPVSLNGEIFVKDPATSDPLDNEIMGLRTHQTNSVSTSLAADKLDITLNRNFKEDQRIVPSQDDTVHNPLVLAFGKASAGGERNPGASGELELSPRVAAAQPVDESCPGQTNGFGNIKVDRKGAPTEDQNSSVAVGLKSFDPESCCAQTSLARDVNNDTDMCTNTKNADANGTALEQTLFEKKLSSTASEAVKERSKTNIGENGTTAKNEHAAGYVNHSGSGSNIKNEEDFHMNSSSMQNKLKDSSSIRGHHSNDSTVLKADKGESVVMVDHSNSTKDDNCERLQVSKDLSIATNPQSTLADKVTTAASDCQPCSPHHLKLADKAHEDSILEEARIIEVKRKRIMELSAHALPSPILRKSHWDFVLEEMAWLANDFAQERLWKTTAAAQLCHQASFTSRLKFEKQNKNLEMKILCHSMAKAVMQFWHSVELLLDKDVPEHNCIGGAVESEKVDSNEVSRDKRKNSEMESSNCLEGQNARKKLGLKVHSYALRYIMDSRSHGISSQAEAPATPDKISDSGTVDMSWEENLTEESLFYTVPPAAMETYRKSIESHFVLCEKTGSSIHEEVETSIYDTAAEFGCEEVAYDEDEGETSTYYLPGTYEGRRSSKPVQKKHKHRMKYTHRSNEIGTDMPYAHYSTGAHPSTLYGNRPANLNVGTITKRTRTASRQRVVSPFSVVAGTVQALAKIDATSSGDTNSFQDDQSTLHGGSQLQKGMEVESVGDFEKQLPYDCGETSVKPKKKKPKNMGSAYDPGWQLESVVPSEQRDHSKKRSDSHHFDSNGNSGLYGQHIGKKPKMTKQSLETFENISPINNSILSPAASQMSNMSNPNKLIRIITGRDKGRKAKLLKNSAGGQPGSGTPWTLFEDQALVVLVHDMGPNWELVSDAVNSTLQFKCIFRKPKECKERHKILMDKSAGDGADSAEDSGSSQSYPSTLPGIPKGSARQLFQRLQGPVEEDALKTHFDKIIKIGQKQRYHRNQNDNQDLKQLAPVHNSHVIALSQVCPNNLNGGLLTPLDLCDTNATSPDVLSLGYQGSHAAGLALPNHGSVPSVLPSSGLSSSNPPPSGMSLGNNLSSPSGPMAASVRDSRYGVPRGVPLSVDEQQRLQQYNQLISGRNMQQSSMSVPGSHSGSDRGVRMLSGANGLGMMGGINRSIAMARPGFQGMASSSMLSSSMVGMPSPANMHSGVSAGQGNSMLRPRDNVHMMRPGHNQGHQRKMMVPEHSMQVTQGNSQGMPAFSGISSAFNSQTTPPSVQQYPGHAQQPHQLSQQQSHLSNSHPHLQGPNHATNSQQAYAIRLAKERQLQQRYLQQQQQQLSATNALNPHGQAQAQLPISPPQQNSSQAQPQNSSQQVSHSPATPSSPLGPMSSQHQQQKHHLPQPGFSRNPGSNVTSQAVKQRQRQAQQRQYQQPARQHPNQPQHAQPQPQAKILKGIGRGNMLLHQNNPVDPSHINGLSVAPGSQPIEKGDQVTQMLQGQSLYAGSGLDPNQPPKPLGPAHPSNHCQLQQKLHSGSTSSSSKQHQPSVSPSDSNIQVQVSPVASGHITTTQPAVVSPNHHQLQMQSQTPSKQINQTQLNVQKTLQHNCQVHSESLSMSQTDSLKIDQQPGNSASQVSTGTSMSQGSMDSTSVLAVAPVSSQRKTSEPSFDSPNPNPVTQVSSLESTSVGNSAATEPPTVNPGLGPRKLSANLPSHAHNSGAQWQHHQSLPLKQQSSLQPNLSQQSCQQTEHQPQQQEEEQHFPKDVALQHQVQNLQPAQSSLLIRPPNSTVE; encoded by the exons ATGCATGGATGTAACTCCGGATCTGCTCATGTTGTAAATGCTGAGGTTGATTCCATGGGAGGTGTTGTGGACGGCGGAGTTGGTATAGGTTTGAAAACCTCTCCGCGCCGAGTAGCAATTGAGAAGGCTCAAGCAGAGCTCAG GCAGGAGTATGACGTTCGTGAAGAAAGAAGAAGGGAGCTAGAATTTCTTGAAAAA GGCGGGAACCCTCTGGACTTTAAGTTAGGGAATGCTGCTTCTGTTAGTGTTCAGTCTACTTCACTCACTGATCAACATCAAGAACAGTTTGTGACCAG TGAAGCAAAAGGTAGTTTTGTATTGACTGCCTCCCCTCATGGCGATTCTGTCGACAGCAGTGCTAGACCAGGCGCTCCTTCTATCAGTGAGCCAAATACTGCTGATAACCTCTTACTTTTTGATGGTGAGAATGAGTTGCCCGAAGGAGAAAAGCGATCTTTACATTCAAATAGAAGAAATAATATTGCTCCTTCAGAACAGTCTTCTCAAATTGGTGTGAGTCAAAATACTAAAGAGACCGAAGATTCTGCTATTTTCCGCCCATATGCACGAAGGAACAGATCGAGACCAAATCACGGTCCTCGGGGGGGTTCAAGGGATGGGAAGGGTTTGTTATCcgatacaaacaaacaaaaggaTCAAAATGTACCATCCGTTTCTAAGCCAAAGCCTGTTAGTTTAAATGGCGAGATATTTGTTAAAGACCCAGCAACAAGTGATCCATTGGATAATGAAATAATGGGTCTTCGAACTCATCAAACAAATAGTGTTAGTACTAGTCTTGCTGCAGACAAATTAGATATTACGTTGAATAGAAACTTCAAAGAAGATCAACGTATTGTACCTTCTCAGGATGATACTGTACATAACCCACTTGTCTTGGCTTTTGGCAAAGCTAGTGCAGGTGGAGAAAGGAACCCAGGAGCTTCAGGTGAACTTGAGCTTTCACCTCGTGTAGCTGCTGCACAACCTGTAGATGAATCCTGTCCTGGTCAGACAAATGGTTTTGGCAACATAAAAGTGGACAGGAAAGGTGCACCAACCGAAGACCAAAATAGCAGTGTTGCAGTAGGCCTGAAGAGTTTTGATCCAGAGTCCTGTTGTGCGCAAACTAGTTTAGCTAGAGATGTAAATAATGATACTGATATGTGTACTAATACAAAAAATGCTGATGCAAATGGAACTGCTTTGGAACAAACTTTATTTGAGAAGAAACTAAGTTCAACTGCTTCTGAAGCTGTAAAAGAAAGGAGTAAGACAAACATTGGTGAAAATGGTACTACTGCTAAGAATGAACATGCTGCTGGTTATGTAAACCATTCTGGTAGTGGTAGTaacataaaaaatgaagaagacTTCCATATGAATAGTTCTAGCATGCAAAACAAGTTGAAGGATTCTTCTAGTATTAGAGGACACCATAGCAATGACAGTACTGTATTGAAGGCTGATAAAGGGGAAAGTGTTGTCATGGTGGATCATTCCAATTCCACAAAGGATGACAACTGTGAAAGGCTTCAAGTTTCTAAGGATTTGTCAATTGCTACAAATCCTCAAAGTACTCTGGCTGACAAGGTTACCACTGCTGCATCTGACTGTCAACCATGTTCTCCGCACCACTTGAAGTTAGCAGACAAGGCTCACGAGGATTCTATTTTAGAAGAGGCTCGTATTATAGAG GTCAAGCGGAAGAGGATTATGGAGTTATCTGCTCACGCATTACCCTCACCGATCCTTCGAAAGTCTCATTGGGATTTTGTCCTAGAAGAAATGGCATGGTTGGCAAATGATTTTGCACAG GAGCGTCTTTGGAAGACAACTGCTGCTGCGCAACTCTGTCATCAGGCATCTTTTACTTCTCGGTTAAAATTTGAAAAGCAAAACAAGAATCTGGAGATGAAAATTTTGTGCCACTCCATGGCAAAAGCTGTCATGCAGTTTTGGCATTCAGTTGAGTTACTACTTGACAAAGATGTCCCTGAACATAACTGTATTGGCGGTGCAGTTGAATCTGAGAAAGTTGATTCGAATGAAGTTTCTAGGGATAAGCGGAAAAACTCTGAAATG GAATCAAGTAACTGCTTGGAGGGACAAAATGCCAGGAAAAAATTGGGACTCAAAGTGCATTCCTATGCTTTGCGGTATATAATGGATAGTAGGTCGCATGGAATTTCCTCTCAAGCAGAAGCACCAGCAACTCCGGATAAGATATCTGATTCCGGTACTGTTGACATGTCATGGGAGGAAAATCTTACGGAA GAAAGTCTTTTCTATACAGTTCCTCCCGCTGCCATGGAAACATACAGAAAATCCATTGAATCTCATTTTGTATTGTGCGAG aaaactgGTAGTAGCATTCATGAAGAAGTTGAAACATCCATATATGATACTGCAGCAG AGTTTGGGTGTGAAGAGGTTGCATACGATGAAGATGAAGGAGAAACCAGCACTTATTATTTGCCTGGTACCTATGAGGGTAGAAGATCATCTAAGCCGGTACAGAAGAAACACAAACATAGGATGAAATACACGCATAGGTCCAATGAAATTGGAACTGATATGCCTTATGCGCACTATTCAACTGGAGCTCATCCGTCCACACTATATGGAAACAGGCCTGCTAATTTAAATGTTGGTACAATAACGAAACGCACACGTACAGCTTCTCGGCAAAGAGTTGTGAGTCCGTTTTCTGTGGTCGCTGGGACAGTACAGGCTCTTGCTAAGATAGATGCTACTTCAAGTGGAGATACCAATTCCTTTCAGGATGACCAAAGTACTTTACATGGTGGATCACAGCTCCAGAAGGGTATGGAGGTAGAGTCGGTTGGAGATTTTGAAAAACAGTTACCTTATGATTGTGGTGAAACATCGGTTAAACCAAAGAAAAAGAAGCCTAAGAATATG GGTTCTGCATATGATCCGGGATGGCAGTTGGAATCTGTTGTTCCAAGTGAACAG CGGGATCATTCCAAGAAGAGATCGGATAGTCATCACTTTGACTCCAATGGAAATAGTG GTTTGTACGGGCAACATATTGGGAAGAAGCCAAAGATGACAAAGCAATCGCttgaaacttttgaaaatatttctcCAATAAATAATTCTATTCTCTCCCCAGCTGCTTCGCAAATGAGTAACATGTCCAATCCAAATAAATTGATTAGAATCATTACTGGACGAGATAAGGGAAGGAAAGCCAAACTACTGAAG AATTCTGCTGGAGGACAGCCTGGTTCTGGAACTCCTTGGACACTATTTGAAGATCAG GCTCTTGTTGTCCTGGTTCATGATATGGGTCCTAACTGGGAGCTTGTAAGTGATGCTGTCAACAGTACTTTACAATTTAAG TGTATCTTTCGGAAACCAAAAGAATGCAAGGAGCGTCACAAGATTTTAATGGACAAAAGTGCTGGTGATGGTGCTGATAGTGCTGAAGATTCAGGGTCTTCTCAATCATACCCATCAACACTACCTGGAATTCCAAAG GGTAGTGCCAGGCAGTTGTTTCAACGTCTACAAGGGCCAGTGGAGGAGGATGCACTGAAGACCCattttgataaaattatcaAGATTGGGCAGAAGCAACGTTACCACAGGAATCAG AATGATAACCAGGATTTAAAACAACTAGCACCTGTCCATAATTCTCATGTGATTGCTCTCTCCCAAGTTTGCCCAAACAACTTGAATGGAGGACTTTTGAC GCCACTTGATCTTTGTGATACAAATGCAACAAGCCCAGATGTGCTATCCCTTGGGTATCAAGGTTCTCATGCTGCTGGTTTAGCATTACCAAACCATGGTTCTGTACCATCAGTTCTTCCCTCATCTGGGTTAAGCTCTTCCAACCCGCCACCTTCTGGTATGAGTCTTGGCAACAACTTGTCATCGCCATCTGGTCCAATGGCAGCCTCTGTCAG GGATAGTAGATATGGAGTTCCTAGAGGTGTACCATTATCAGTTGATGAACAGCAGAGATTACAACAATATAATCAGTTGATATCCGGCAGAAACATGCAACAGTCTAGCATGTCTGTTCCTGGATCTCATTCAGGAAGTGACCGTGGTGTTCGGATGCTGTCTGGTGCAAATGGTTTGGGCATGATGGGTGGGATTAACAGAAGCATTGCAATGGCAAGGCCAGGGTTTCAAGGAATGGCATCATCATCTATGCTTTCATCTAGTATGGTGGGGATGCCAAGCCCTGCAAATATGCACTCTGGAGTTAGTGCCGGACAAGGAAACTCAATGCTGAGACCTCGTGATAATGTACATATGATGAGG CCGGGCCATAATCAAGGACATCAAAGGAAAATGATGGTTCCAGAACATTCAATGCAGGTCACCCAAGGGAACAGCCAAGGCATGCCCGCTTTTAGTGGGATAAGTTCTGCTTTTAATAGTCAGACAACTCCCCCATCTGTTCAGCAATACCCAGGACATGCCCAGCAACCTCATCAACTATCTCAGCAACAGTCTCATCTCAGCAATTCCCATCCACATCTTCAAGGTCCAAATCACGCTACAAATTCACAACAAGCCTATGCTATCCGATTGGCAAAGGAAAGGCAACTGCAGCAGCGTTATCttcagcagcagcagcaacagcTTTCTGCGACAAATGCTTTGAATCCACATGGTCAGGCACAGGCCCAACTTCCCATATCACCACCTCAGCAAAATAGTTCCCAGGCCCAACCACAAAATTCATCTCAGCAAGTATCTCATTCCCCTGCAACACCATCATCTCCTTTGGGTCCAATGTCATCTCAGCACCAACAGCAGAAACATCATTTGCCACAACCTGGATTCAGTAGAAACCCTGGTTCTAATGTTACCAGTCAAGCAGTGAAGCAACGGCAACGACAGGCACAGCAGCGGCAGTATCAACAACCTGCTAGGCAGCATCCTAATCAGCCACAGCATGCACAGCCTCAACCACAGGCCAAAATTTTGAAGGGAATAGGACGAGGAAACATGTTGCTCCATCAGAACAATCCTGTGGATCCTTCTCACATAAATGGATTATCTGTAGCTCCAGGAAGCCAACCTATTGAGAAAGGGGATCAAGTCACGCAAATGTTGCAAGGTCAATCCTTATATGCTGGATCTGGTTTAGATCCTAATCAACCACCCAAGCCATTAGGTCCTGCTCATCCTTCTAATCATTGCCAATTGCAGCAGAAGCTACATTCTGGATCTACCAGTTCTTCATCAAAGCAACATCAGCCATCAGTATCTCCTTCTGACAGTAACATACAAGTTCAGGTTTCACCGGTTGCTTCAGGTCATATAACTACAACACAGCCTGCTGTTGTTTCTCCCAACCATCATCAACTGCAAATGCAATCTCAGACGCCGTCTAAGCAAATTAATCAAACACAACTAAATGTTCAGAAAACATTGCAACATAACTGTCAGGTGCATTCTGAGTCGTTAAGCATGTCTCAAACAGATTCACTTAAAATTGATCAACAGCCTGGAAATAGTGCTTCTCAAGTCAGTACAGGCACTTCAATGTCTCAGGGATCTATGGATTCAACTAGTGTGTTAGCAGTTGCTCCTGTGTCCTCTCAGAGGAAAACTTCAGAACCATCATTTGATTCCCCCAATCCCAATCCAGTTACTCAAGTGAGCTCTTTGGAGAGCACATCTGTTGGAAATTCAGCTGCAACTGAGCCACCAACTGTTAACCCTGGGCTGGGCCCACGGAAGTTATCGGCTAACTTGCCTTCTCATGCACATAATTCTGGGGCACAGTGGCAGCATCATCAGTCTTTGCCTCTTAAACAACAGTCTTCGTTGCAACCAAATCTGTCTCAACAGTCATGCCAACAAACGGAACATCAGCCGCAGCAACAGGAGGAGGAGCAACATTTTCCCAAAGATGTGGCTTTGCAACATCAAGTACAAAATCTACAACCAGCACAGAGCAGTTTGCTTATACGTCCACCTAACTCTACAGTAGAATAA